The stretch of DNA TTCACCATCACCACAAAAAGACGTATGTCGTTCAACAAACAATTATATAGACATAGActatatattatttatttatttgtactAATTGTGTTTGACTTTGACTATTGACTATTGACATAAAGCCCATAATACTGTTGAAATGTTTAATAAAATGTGAAAAAGATTACTTGTATTTTTCATTAGCATGCATGGCATTTTATGTGAATACGACCACAGTCAAAAGGCCATATTAGGGCAATGTTCGGCTTGTCTTAAAAGATACCTTTATCAATGCTTCTCCTTTGAcatcttcttccttttttttgtCTCTAAATAATATATAGTACAATAATTGTGGAACGGGAATtgatattatattataaaaactCCTGATTATATTCATGTTCTTTTGGCTTAATTTAAGTTTAATTCGgctttattcagttcagttcagcttattTATTCACAAAATAACTCTTACTTCAGGTTCATTTAGTTCAGCTAaactcagctccattcagtttagTTCATCTACTTTTAGCTGAAAAGAACAAGGCCTATTGTTTTCTTTTATTAATAAAATAAGGTCATCATGTTTTGTTCGGTTGAATAGAGATGAACTGAACTGATGTAAATAATAAAGCTAAACTATATTGATGTGAGCCGAGATGAATAGAGCTGAACTAGGCCATACTAAACATAAATGAGCTGAACAAAGCTTAATGAGAGATGGAAATCTGGAATTAAGCTCAAAAGAATGAGGCATAATTACAAAAAAGTAATAACCTAAATTATTTAGGTGATTTATCATTTATATCTGCTGGTAAATATCGATAAATTAGCTTAACAAAATGTGTAAAATTCGACGATTTAAACTTTATAATCTTTAGTCTTATTTAAGTCGAAATAACGTAAAAGATATTGCGAGTTAATTAATTGTGACCCATTTGAAAATGATTGATTTAGTATTTAGAAGTGTTGTTGACTTATGACTAGCGTTAAGAATGAGGCTTTTAGGTAACATGAGCTAGTAAAATCATATGGGTAAGACTTGGGAAGGTGGACTTTGAATAGGTAGAATATTAGAATAAACACCTACGAGTATTCTTCTCGAAACATTACATAATGCACTTTGTTTATAACTATTCTTCCCATACTTCATGTACAAGCAAATAATATAGGAGTATATTTTGTTTTCTATTGTGCCTCATATTTGTACATGACAATATGACATGCTAAAGTTTGTGCAATACCACTATTTCAAAATTTCATTGGTATTTAATAATTCATTTATAATTATTTGACATAAAGATAATTACGTATTTCGTAGCTAGACGTCCTTGTAGTTAAATGTGTAAAGGAATATTTGCTTCACCCTAAAttccattttttattttattattcgtATATTTTAAATAATCTAACTAATACTtcctcccagtcactatattaTTCCCATTTGATATGGACACAATACTTaaggaaaaaatattaaaataggagtaaaagagttgtgtggggttggtgataggagagagagatgaattattagtagttaaataaagaattgtggggccaaagcataaagaaaagtaataaaataggaataaaagagttgtgtgaggtttggtgataggagagaggaatgaataaaataagagtaaaagttactaaaaatagaaaggggaacattagttgaataatccgtttcggggaagagagaacattatagtgactgagAGGGAGTATAAGATATTGACTCTATGTCATTACCAGGAGAGAAGGTCGGGAAAAGAGTACTACTATAATTGCTAAGAATATTGTACTAATGTTCGATAATTAACTTAGTGTATAAAAACATCGTCCTATCAAACTTACACAGGCCTAATATAGAATTTTATTTCTTTCGATATTAATAATATATTTCAAACGTTTCATGTATTTGTTTACTTTTAGTTAAATTACTGAACTCACATAAAAcaggtaaataaataaatgaaatagaGTGAGTATATATatcctaattaaattacaaaaataaaacatgtttaGTTACTACTCCCTCtgatccagaccaaaggtaacattgactttttcacacttgtcgaggtacgttttgcaacgtaaatatctttagttacacattattaaaaattataaaaaattgatattcttatagcattcatgacgatgaatcaaataaaatctcacatgaatatattttgtcttatagattaagaataatgatcgaagggaatattaagaagaaagttgttaaattcaacaacgggcctgggccgcacccaaacggaggagaaaAAGTCCACAACGTAGGCCtaagagggttccactctaaaaccaattggcgatAGAGGGAGTAGCTCattgccttataaagtggtaattcttctcctcttttatcaatgtgggacaaccctcacatgtggaaCTTTGAATTTCTTCACAAAAGTGTATTACAAATGATCAACCCATATACGGTGGGACTATATATAGGAACCTAGTGTTTCATATCAATCGGCAAAATGTTGTTAAATACGTTGGCATCCTATGGTCGTCGACTAACCTTGTCTTAACCAAAGGAGACACTTTCTTGCTAAGATGGCAATGTATGCATAATATAACCAAACAAAAATTGCTAATATTATCTATTATCTATAATCATCAATAAATCACATTCACAAGTCTTTCCAAAGCTAATGCCTACAACTTacaagattaaaaaaaaaaggaaacattATGTTTTCTAAGTGTCGGACTAGCTGGTTAAATTTAGCCATGGTGACATTTCTTTGAGATCAAGTTTGTTCTATATTGAAAACGATTGATCATACTATATCTATTAGCTACGACTTTATAGGGGCCTTAGGGGGATATATCAATAATGATTTTACGACACATACATTTAACATTAATCAACAAAATTCTTAAAACATCGAAAATATATTGCTTTTTAGGTCTCAGTTTCTGTAActatttaaataattttattgttattattcaaTTTTGAGGGACTAAGTGTTACGACTATCACCTTTTCACTGTCTTACATATTCTTATATACTTCAATGAATTTTATATGTTGCATGTGAGATTGTGAGAAAGTGATTCTAAAAGTCGGTATTTACCTGATATCGgcatctcatttttttttttttttttatatgattaGGGTGTGAAGTGTGAAGTGTGAAGTGTGAAGTGTGAACATGTACCTCCGATGTGCAAACTACAAAGAGACAAAGGGGCGAATAATGGAATATATGAATGCAAATAGAAAGCGCGTAAGTACATGGAGTTTAGGCGTAAAAGGCTGTACCAAGAAACAGAGCCGTGTGATCCAGCACGTGATCTGCACACCGTCGTTTTATTTCGCATACCATCGGTGATCGATCGGTCAAACACCATGCATTTCTACACCTTGCCTACCTTAATAAGTTAATAGCCAAGATATGCAACTATATTGATTTTTTTAGATGTTTTCTTAAGGTACAAATTACTTTCgtgtgacaataataataataataataataataataataataataataataaattgatgcTATGggtttgctcaagcggatccagaaattctttGTTTCTCAGGATGCAGAAACTCGcgcggccgcttacatttttactagacttaactTTTTTTATCACTAAGGGAGTGGGGGGCCAAATTGTATATCGGTTgtccactaatttcttgtaaattttttgacaatttttaataaaagttccggtttatattataaaaataaaataaaataataataataataaatattgacTTTTAATCTTTCTGATTGGTGTGAAATAAAAACCTTTAGCTGAATTAGTGTTTGGTTTTTCAGGTTTTGAGTTTATTACATGTTCATGGGTATTAATATAACAAAAGGTAGGTTTATAGTAACGATTTAAAATTGTAAGTATTTATGTTGTATTATAACTCAACGAATAATAATTCTTTACGTACATATGCATGGAATACTCGTTTTCTTTCAGCAAATAAAAATATATATCCAGATAATAATTCATTTGTCAAATATAAGTACTACTAGAGGTCTAAAAGAATGTATAAAGTACGAATTACGGAGTATATATCATAAGAGTAAAACCGATATAAAGCAGTAATATTCATAAATTCTAGTAAGACGTAAAACCACCTTACATGAATTTGTATACTTAAAATTACTATTataaaataatttaaacctaataggTAATACTATAATTTAAACAAAATTTGAGACGATGCATTTAAGTGGTTGAGCCCTAAAAAGTCATCCCATAAAACGAATCCACCAATGTAACGAATGAGCTAATCCTACTTTTTGTAACTTAGTCCTAATACAAACTAATTGCATAATGTGTGATAATGATGGCACTGATTTGAATTGATTGGACATAATTAATTAACATTGACCCAAAAGTATTAAACCAAAAAATATATTCCGTCTAATTATATGTATGTTTATATCATCCCTTAGCTAAGTGGAGAATGAACGTGGAATTGGATAACATAAACGACCTAGTCAATAAAACCTTACTCCTCAGTTCAATTCCACTTCGCATATTTGCTTTCTGCACATATATTAAGAAGCGGATTAAAAATACTATAAAAAGTACATAGGAAAGgttaaaaatgttaaaaaaaaatataaagatGAAATTTTATGGTGGATTAGTTTGAGGTATGGATGACATTTTTTATAAATATGGAGTGTGAATAAAGATAGAATGGTCATTTTCTTGGCCTAAAAAGGAAACatataaagtggagttgaatggacgaaaAAGGAATACATATaaagtgaagttgaatggagAGAGTATATGATGGTAGTAGTTACCAAGTACTTTTGTTTAGGTGGTCTTAAATGTATAAAATGAACGCGGAACTATTTGACTTAAACGATAATATGGGTTAAATAGATAAATGAGAGAGAAAAAAACTTATGATCTCGAGCAATGGCAAAGTTTAAGAGTTAAAGACGGATAAGATTGTTGTATGGGAGACAaaatatataaagaatcatcATGTATATCTGACTATCTGTATTATATGAAGTATCATTTATACTAAGTACATAAATTAAATAGAGTTTTTTGTTTGATGGTTAAAATGAAGATATTATGAACAATAGTTAACAAGTTTGAATCAGCTTTTTCGATCTAATCGTGTATATGTCCATCTACTACATCCGTTTGGTGTTTGGTTTCTTTTATATGAAGTACATTTGACATATTTTTTAGAGGttgatattttacatttttacattaaataaaataattaaattgcatGGAGTTTATTAAATTTCCCTTAAAAGGAAAAAAAGTAATACACTTTTTGCAATGAGAAACAAAACAAGTCATCCAGAATTGATTTAGCAACAAAGTTaaggaaaaaaaaagtaaaatgaaaAAGTTTAGTAGGCAAAGTGCACACGGGTGGAGCTTTTTGAACGGCACGTGTGAACGTGTTCACACGAAACCGGTTTAAAATCCCGCgttctttcatcatttcttttagTTTCCGTACACTAATGATCGAGAAATGAACAATATGAAAACGTCGACATTTAAGCTTATGACCAGTGGTAGAATTAGGATTCGGAAAATTTAACTAAAATTACGAAAATCTTGTGCGTCAAGAGAGGCACTCGGAggagtaatattacaaataagaaaaataatagtaatagataaaacaaagcgtcttgcttgtgacgggttaatTCCGTAACAAGttgaagacctctcacataaaGGGAGAGGaaacaaggtggggcacccctatATGCTTCTCACTCACCTTTTAATGAGTATTTTATGAGAGGAAacagtatccgtcacaagcttttgacggatatcgccgtcttcaatgaaatTTTGTGTAGATAAAATAAGGAGGACGGACCCATATGCAATAAATGCAAAACTTGAGAAATACCGTCCAATATAATTAGTACACCTATTATATAATGCGACATATCACAAGTATATTGTAAAAAATTTGTTTTGTAACTACATTTTAACTAATAAAAGGTGAACTGAAAATATAAAACTTGAGAAATACCGTCCATTATGGATTATGATTTCTCATTTTCTTGAATGTTGTACTCGTTTTACATAAGGTTTGTATAAAACTGTCTAATAAAAGGTGAACTGAAAATATAAAAGGATTCAATGAGTCATTTAGGTTTTTATAATTGTAGAATATTATTCAGTATACGATTCCTTTTTAAAATATGTTTTATTCTAATATCTTGTGTCTTTCTTAGGTAAGTGATCTCTCAATCATTCTCATAATTTAATCCTAATATGAAAATCACAATTTAATTTTTGGTATAGTTGTTGGATGACGGGAATTACTAAAAAAGTACTTCGTTATTTTTGTGTTACTATCACCATAATACATACCTAAAATAAAATTAGTCCTATACTGAATTAAGAAACAATAACTTTCATGTTTCCGTAATAACATATTCATTTTATACGTAATACTAATTATTTTTATCAATAATCAAATTATTATAAAATCAACTCATACACCATCTCTCATTAAACTAAAATTATATTCTTTTTCGGCTgaaaataattaaattgaattaagctgaattaaattaaataataacgttgtactaaactaaaataatacGAGCTAAAATCATGTCAGAAAGAACATAACCTTAATTCAGagtataacaacaacaacaacaacaacaacaatatcaaagcCTTAATTCCAAAataatttggggtcggctgacatgaatgtGACCGGCATTTGGCAGTATCCAAATGAGCCAACCTGTTGTCCACAAATCCACACATAAAATCCCCAACACACCCACCCTTCTCCCTCTCTCTTTCTTCCCCCACACTTTTTAAACCAAACTATTCTCCCCCCATTCCTCCCTTTCACactcccctctctctctctctctctaaattaaactaaataaaactcactccaaaattccaatttttatcataaaatttccCAACAAAAATAAATAATGTTCAACAATACCAACATGAATAATAAGAGCATATTCCAACAAAATGATGATGATCAAgtattagtaaaagaaacaagtGAAATAATGGGTGGTGAATTAGACAACAACAAGGCTTCTTATTTAACAAGCTACTTTGATGAGTTTTTAGGAATTCCTTCTTCAGATTTTAGTACTTCTTCTTTATTTGATCTTCTTCCGCCTCCGTCTCCGTCTCCGTCTCTGCTCCCATCTTTTTCATCATCTCATTATATTATTCATCGGCCGCAACTATTGGCTGATCCGCCTTTGGTTAACGGAGGAGGAGAATCGTCCGAGGTGGTTGATATTACGAATCCAAATACACCGAATTCCGCCTCGATTTCTTCATGTTCTTCTGATGGGGTTAAGGCTAGTAAGGAACATGATGAGCTTCAGAGTGAAGAGGAGGATGCTGATCAACGGAATCTTGCTCAGCAAGACAAGTCTATTAAACAGTAATTTTCTTTTTTTACTACACCGTTAATTTTCTAGTaaactttattttatttctctctAGTTTTTTAGGGAATAGATCATTTTATTAATAAAAATCATAAGATATCTAGTTATCTACAACACATATCAAAtttgatcgagtaaaataattTTTCTTTAAAACAAATTAAGGATCTCTTtacttttttatttttcaattatATGAATTTGTTTTCGTAAATTTTATTAATCAGAGATTATTTTGGGATGCAGGGAGTTCGTACCAGAATTAAGAAGTAGGCAATGAAATATCAACATTTGTTTTTCTAAAAACTTTATTTCTCTTCCAAAAAGAATATTTATTCGTCGGCTAAAAAGTATTAATCATGACATTTCTTAATTCTCGAAAATAAATATGAAAGTCGCTAGCCTTTCatattgttttgtttttattaataatattatatcGAAAATACTACTTCTGCACTTTTTTTTTCTGCACTTATTTGTTGAATATACGTgagttatattttaataaaaggtATAGAATTGATTGGAATGGATAAAGTATAAAAATATAATGTGGAATAAACTAAGTCTAATACGAAGTACTAGTATATATGTAATAATGTATGCATTAGTAAGCAAAGACTTGTCATGAACTGTACTACTAGTTATATGAATCGAGTTCACATTAAGACGGTTTGATACAAGAATTATTTGTGGTGTATATAATACGGAGTAGATAGTATGACTACCCTGTTTGATTTTTGATACTTTAGCTAATTAAGGTGTGAAGTCAAGCCAGATTTTATGGGGGAAGAAAACAATGTATAGATAAGGGTGGTTTAATTTTAAGTATACTTGGTCAACTGGTTTTGGTTTTTTCTATAGAATTAAATATGGTAATTACTTAGTCATTAAGGATTTGGGTATGTACTAATTTATATGATTGATTAGTTTTAGTTTATATTTGTATATTGTTTGATTGTTTTGGGTTGGTGAATTAGGTTGAAGCCGAAAAAGAAGAAGCAGAAAAGAGAGAAGGAACCGCGAGTAGCGTTCATGACGAGAAGTGAGGTTGATCACCTTGATGATGGTTATCGTTGGCGCAAGTACGGTCAGAAGGCCGTCAAGAATAGTCCTTTTCCACGGTATTCAGATATTCTCTTTGTCTCAGTCATTTGGTCGATCATTAGTTTGTTAGTGCAAGTACAATGTGTTTACAAGATTTTATTTCAATTTGTGTTATTTGTAGGAGCTACTATCGGTGCACTACTAGCGCGTGTGGGGTAAAGAAGAGAGTAGAGAGGTCGTGTGATGACCCAGCTATTGTAGTGACTACCTACGAGGGTCATCACACACACCCGTGTCCAGTAATGACACGGGGAGGAGTTGGTTTCGGGATGATGACTGGTCTCATCCCGAACCAAAGTCCTCTAAATCAATGTAGCACCGCTTCCACTTCTTTCTCTTTTGGTGGAAGCGGTTCTACATTGTCATCAACTCTGATAAACACCCGTCCCCAATCATTTCCTCAACACTATCTATACCAACAAAACCAACCATCATTTCAATCTTACTTTCTCGACAACCCAATTCCGTCTTCAATGAGCTTCACTACTCCATCAACCGGCGGTAGCTCAAATTCTACTGTAACATCAACGACCACTGGAAGTGTTGATGATTATCAAAGAAAGTTTCGCGAACAATGTTCTGCCTCCTTGCAGCAACAGGTTAAGGATGATGGTCTTCTACAAGACATTGTGCCATCACAGATGTGGAATGATCAACCACCTAAAGAGTAAACCAATCAAATTATACATAAATATTCCACATTAAGATTATTAAGCTGATTTTGTCAACtatgtagtagtagtagtagtagtagaagATAAATATATTTCTTTATTCGCTTTATTAGTTAGTTAATTTTAGCTAATCCTTTCTAATTAATAATTTTTGGAACATTATTAGCTAGCTAGCAAAGACCACTCCATGTCTCCATGCATGTTTTtggaagaggaagaggaggatGAAGAAAACTCATTATTTTCATCATCACCAAGGAAACCCTATCTCTTGTATGTTGATCATAATCATCTTATATATTGTATGTTTGATTTTATGTAAATCAAGGTTTTTCTTAGTTAATTATATGAATAATTTTGATACTAGTTTTGTAGTACTCGGTACTACTCTCAGACACTCGACTCTGGTCATTgatccatttgagcacctcgtcctcgtTATTCAGGATGATGGGTGGAGAAAAGTCGATGAGTATATATACAGGATTATATGCATTAATATTTATGAAGTAATTTTTTTGCTATTGTATTTTTACTATTTTTAATGTATGATGTGGTGAATTAAGAGGGGTAGCTACTAGCTAGCTAGGTAACTACTAACTAGGGTTAGGGTTTATGTAAAAGAAAGCATATTATATGATGAGTCATGAGAGTGCAAGTTTCAGATTTAGCTTCTCTTTTTGTGTGCAAAGTGATAAATGGTGgaaaataaaggagagaagaaatgAATTTTCATGAGCTTTGGGACTTGAGCATGTGTGTGTTATTATGTGAAATTGATAAGAACAAGGAAACCCTAAAGATGTGAATGGGATATAGGAGTTTCAACTTTAAGAGGTAAGTTCTCTATTTCAAGTTTTTCTTTATTTCTAGatagaaaattaaataaatttgatTTTGCTTAATAGTTTAAATTTTCTCACAGCCTTCTTTTATTTCCACCTTTACTTTAATCGGGTATGAAAACCGTCTTTAATATAGacggtcttaaataagaattgcTGATCAAACGAATGTCTTGGGCAAACTTTTAACTTGCTAGTTTAATGTGGAGTAATCAAAATACTTTTAACTTgctagttttatttatttatttttgttttagaaTATAAAGGGTGCAAACTTTTAACTTGCTAGGTTGATGAGAGTAAGTTGGAGTAGATTCATGTCAGGTAAAACAGTTAGAAAAACAGCTCTATtggtatataaaatataaataaactcCTAGTTTTTATTTTCGAGTATCCATTATTGTTGATCTTCTCACTTGGATTTTTTTAGATGTTATTTGTGATAGTTGAATAATTACTAGGTACATAACATTTGGTATACCACGTTATTCATGGCTGTTGATTTGCGAGTTTTAAAGATTCTCAAAATCGGAGGCCAATTTCTTTTCATAAGAATTGTGCCCGGAGTATATGGAAAGAACATTATAAAGTAAATAGGAACGAATACTTCTAATTTTGCCGAACTGCTTACAAAAAATGAGTAAAATAAAGCAATGCCGCAActtcactatataccacttttatattatttatatatatTCTCCACCCAATTCATAATACACTAATCTAAAAATAGAACTAGAATCGATATTATTAATATTTCTAATATTATTTCTAAATTCTTGTATAAATTAATAAATACGAGTGTAAAGTGCACATACTTATTTTTCATATTGTAGTAGGTAGGGGTGTGAATCGGTCCAAATTCTAACAGGACCCGACCAAAACCAGTTTACAACGGAACCGGTAAGACTGTTTCCACAATTCGAAATTGACCTCATACTATGTATCTAACTTCTAGCTAGGCATAGAGTATAATTACTTGCATAATTGAATTTTGCTTGGAATTGGCCAAATTAATGAAAGAATGCTTTGATTTGATCATTTAGTGCAACATCTTTATCCCATACTTACATGTTTTTTTATAGCCTTTTACTTAAAATTTGTTGTTCATGGTTATGGAGCAAAATGTGTCAATAATTTATTGCATTTAACTTAGGCGCGCCTTACAGTTGATCTCCCTTAAAACACTGAAATATCCGTTAAATATGGATAGCAAGTTAATGAGCTGAGTCAAAATGTATTCATTTATCCCGTTTTATTATTTAATACGGATAAATCTGTCTTAAATAAAATTTGTGGCTTAAATAATATATGGAGATTCTACTTGTGATCTGAGGCATGGTCTGTGATTTATGGCCGAAATTGTTGTTTGCCATGGTGGTGACATATACTAGAATGTTAATTAGTGATTATTATCATTAATTAAATTCGGTAAACTACATAATCAACTAGCTATCCCTACAATTCTTCAACTAGAGTATACTATACATCATGATAAACGTTTTAATTTttaaatattatattatttatattaattgaaTGGTATACATATGTAATTGATGTATCAACCATAATTGAGTCTTTAATTATAGCTCATTCATACTTCAATGTCATTAATAAAAAGTTTTTTATAACGAGCACCAGGAATAAAAAGTTTTAAATGGACATATGGAAAGAATCTAATAAAAAATTGGAATATAGATCATTTTCATAATTTGTTATGAGAAGATATTTTCCAGTATATTAATTTTTAGATCATTAATATATGTGTTCAGCAGATATACGTTAGAAAAATCGAATTAATAATATGCATAAATTTGAGCTGATTGTCACTATGTATGCATTATTTAGGTCTTGGCACTAGCATTGTTGGAAACTATAGCAAGTAATACGACATCTATACCAAGAACAAAACAAGTAGTAATACATGCAATAATTCACGTAAATTTCAACATCATAAACATCATAAAAACTGTTGAAAAGAATATTTACAATAGCTGGAAACTATTATGTAATCTCTATATTATTATTGCCAATTTGCCGTCACCTTTCAGTCATTTCGACTTTATTTTTCTTTTCGAGCATTATTACACTTATTTCCAATTTATAAACTATTACGGAGTAATTCCGAACTCTTTTCTTTAGTGGATATAAGAATCCTTTactaaaaaaaaatctaaaaaaagTAACATTTAGATTGTGGTTGTAATATTCTTTAATTTTCCTTATATATATAAGTCAAAAGTGAGATCCTTTGTTGTTTTTTCTAGTCCAAAAATTATACTCCCAATTATCAATCATTAAGTGCATATTTTTACTTATAGATACGCATAATCGCGGTACATTATTAGGGAACATACATGAATCATGATTGTATCAATTATGCTACTACAAAACTACTAGTCCAAGTCCAATTACTTGTCATAATCCATATCTAGTTGATTTTTCGTTTCTAAGAAGACTTACTCAATCGTTCAATTGTGTTCTCTTTATGAAAGCTATATTAGGTAAGTCAAGTACGTAGTATTGTATAGACTATAGACTAGGGGTGAAATCAACTTTTTGATCAAAATAGGGATGAAAAATTGTTGAGTACAAGTGTACAACTAGACAATCGGGTCATTTCATTTCGAGTTTGACAGAATTCAAGTCAGATCGAACCAGGTCGAGTAATTCCAGGTTCGGTTATTATCAGGTTtgttattatcaagttatttaagGATAATGACATATTTCAATAATAATAAACATTCGCATCAAGTCATATTTAACAGTCAATACAGAGTAGTACGGATCAAAATCGGATACTGCAAAATAATTGAGCATCACTCCCTTCGTGTCTATTCTAGCCAATTGTTAAATCATCAATGAGAAGATAAACAAACAGTAAA from Silene latifolia isolate original U9 population chromosome 10, ASM4854445v1, whole genome shotgun sequence encodes:
- the LOC141609319 gene encoding uncharacterized protein LOC141609319 encodes the protein MFNNTNMNNKSIFQQNDDDQVLVKETSEIMGGELDNNKASYLTSYFDEFLGIPSSDFSTSSLFDLLPPPSPSPSLLPSFSSSHYIIHRPQLLADPPLVNGGGESSEVVDITNPNTPNSASISSCSSDGVKASKEHDELQSEEEDADQRNLAQQDKSIKQLKPKKKKQKREKEPRVAFMTRSEVDHLDDGYRWRKYGQKAVKNSPFPRSYYRCTTSACGVKKRVERSCDDPAIVVTTYEGHHTHPCPVMTRGGVGFGMMTGLIPNQSPLNQCSTASTSFSFGGSGSTLSSTLINTRPQSFPQHYLYQQNQPSFQSYFLDNPIPSSMSFTTPSTGGSSNSTVTSTTTGSVDDYQRKFREQCSASLQQQVKDDGLLQDIVPSQMWNDQPPKE